From one Fundidesulfovibrio putealis DSM 16056 genomic stretch:
- a CDS encoding ABC transporter permease has translation MLYIALKMLLEDKTKYLGIITGIALASLIMIQQPGILLSMLTHIYGVVSDVGLPDIWVMDPKVEMIDDSKPMLDTQLYRVRGVQGVEWAVPFYKGGQKALLAGGETVNIQLLGLDDSTLIGGPAVMVQGSLEDLRQPDAVILDENSASGRMAGGPGGPGHDLTPIRVGDTFEVNEKTARVVGIAKASQAFDSRPTLYTTYTRAKNYALSERKMLTFILVKAKTDEPAPDVARRITRDTGLAAYTADEFKQKSLDNFLRHSNILVNFGFVVLIGFVVGAAVTGQLFYNFTMENLRYFGVFKAMGASDKLLIGMVLLQAALVGSVGFGIGAGASAAFAMSTKGSGGPSLLLNWQLLAGCGAAVFVMVLGAACISLRKVLTLEPGVVLKG, from the coding sequence ATGTTGTATATAGCCTTGAAAATGCTTCTCGAAGACAAGACCAAGTATCTGGGCATCATCACCGGCATCGCCCTGGCCTCGCTCATCATGATCCAGCAGCCCGGCATCCTGCTCTCCATGCTCACCCACATCTACGGGGTGGTCTCCGACGTGGGCCTGCCCGACATCTGGGTCATGGACCCCAAGGTGGAGATGATAGACGACTCCAAACCCATGCTGGACACCCAGCTCTACCGGGTGCGGGGCGTGCAGGGGGTGGAGTGGGCCGTGCCCTTCTACAAGGGCGGGCAGAAGGCCCTTCTGGCCGGGGGCGAGACCGTGAACATCCAGCTTCTGGGCCTGGACGATTCCACCCTGATCGGCGGCCCCGCCGTCATGGTGCAGGGCAGCCTTGAGGACCTGCGACAGCCCGACGCCGTGATCCTGGACGAGAACAGCGCCAGCGGGCGCATGGCGGGCGGACCAGGCGGGCCAGGGCATGACCTGACTCCCATCCGGGTGGGCGACACCTTCGAGGTGAACGAGAAGACCGCCCGCGTGGTGGGCATCGCCAAGGCCAGCCAGGCCTTCGACTCGCGGCCCACGCTGTACACCACCTACACGCGCGCCAAGAACTACGCCCTGAGCGAGCGCAAGATGCTCACCTTCATCCTGGTCAAGGCCAAGACCGACGAACCCGCGCCGGACGTGGCCCGGCGCATCACCCGGGACACCGGGCTCGCGGCCTATACGGCGGACGAGTTCAAGCAGAAGTCCCTGGACAATTTCCTGCGCCACTCAAACATCCTGGTCAACTTCGGTTTCGTGGTGCTCATCGGTTTCGTGGTGGGCGCAGCGGTAACGGGCCAGCTGTTCTACAACTTCACCATGGAAAATCTGCGCTATTTCGGCGTGTTCAAGGCCATGGGCGCTTCAGACAAGCTGTTGATCGGCATGGTGCTGCTCCAGGCGGCGCTGGTAGGCTCCGTGGGTTTCGGCATCGGCGCGGGAGCCAGCGCAGCCTTCGCCATGAGCACCAAGGGGAGCGGCGGGCCGTCGCTGCTGCTCAACTGGCAGCTCCTGGCCGGGTGTGGCGCGGCTGTGTTCGTCATGGTGCTGGGGGCCGCGTGCATCAGCCTGCGCAAGGTGCTCACGCTGGAACCGGGCGTCGTGCTCAAGGGCTGA
- the ispE gene encoding 4-(cytidine 5'-diphospho)-2-C-methyl-D-erythritol kinase — MSKTPRATLRIGCKVNLFLEITGVRENGYHELESLFYPVSEPHDTLELDRADDSQGLVLTCSDKALECPSNLVARAYEAFAAASGWRPGLRAHLTKSIPSGAGLGGGSADAAALLGWLNANAGGKALGEPELSALAAKLGADVPFFLLNRPAWATGIGEILEPAQCDLAGLTMLVAVPSGRVNTAWAYAEWDLLHAAQAGKGFTGPLTRLCPTTMRPFCVSGTFTANSFEPVVFSHYPAVRLLKERLLALGAAAAGMSGSGSAVFGIFRHAAWADAAASVLDGPDTAVFSARL, encoded by the coding sequence ATGAGCAAAACGCCTCGCGCAACACTTCGCATTGGCTGCAAGGTCAACCTGTTTCTGGAGATCACCGGGGTCCGCGAGAACGGGTATCACGAACTGGAGTCGCTCTTTTATCCCGTGTCCGAACCGCACGACACCCTGGAGTTGGACCGGGCGGACGACTCGCAGGGGCTGGTTCTGACCTGTTCGGACAAGGCCCTGGAGTGCCCGTCCAATCTGGTTGCCAGGGCCTACGAGGCCTTCGCGGCCGCGTCAGGCTGGCGTCCGGGGCTTCGCGCGCATCTGACCAAGTCCATCCCTTCGGGGGCGGGGCTTGGCGGCGGCAGCGCGGACGCTGCGGCACTTCTTGGCTGGCTGAACGCCAACGCGGGCGGCAAGGCGCTTGGCGAACCGGAACTTTCCGCCCTGGCCGCGAAACTGGGCGCGGACGTGCCGTTTTTCCTGCTGAACCGCCCGGCCTGGGCCACGGGAATCGGGGAAATACTTGAGCCTGCGCAGTGCGATCTGGCAGGGTTGACCATGCTCGTGGCCGTGCCTTCCGGGCGGGTCAACACAGCCTGGGCCTACGCCGAATGGGACCTGCTCCACGCGGCCCAGGCGGGCAAAGGATTCACAGGCCCCTTGACAAGACTCTGCCCTACGACTATGCGGCCTTTTTGCGTTTCCGGCACGTTCACAGCCAACAGCTTCGAGCCTGTCGTGTTCAGTCATTATCCTGCGGTCCGCCTCCTCAAGGAAAGGCTGCTGGCTCTGGGCGCGGCGGCGGCTGGCATGAGCGGATCGGGATCGGCGGTGTTCGGAATCTTCCGGCATGCCGCCTGGGCGGACGCCGCCGCTTCGGTCCTGGATGGACCCGATACGGCGGTCTTTTCTGCGCGTCTGTGA
- a CDS encoding ABC transporter ATP-binding protein: MNTPEYPAVRCRGVTKSFGVGAARTQALRGVDLDVPPGELVMLVGPSGCGKTTLISVIAGIITPDEGECRLFGQDVSSLDKRELSRLRGQTIGFVFQAFNLVPTLSVAQNVAVPLLINGVPRPLALERARECLAGVGLGDRCDAKPLDLSGGQQQRVAIARAVVHRPRLVVCDEPTSALDHKTGAVIMEMLKNLVVGDGKSLIIVTHDQRIFNYADRMAHMDDGRIESVTHAET; the protein is encoded by the coding sequence ATGAATACTCCCGAGTATCCGGCGGTACGCTGCCGGGGCGTCACCAAGTCTTTCGGAGTTGGCGCGGCCCGCACCCAGGCGCTTCGCGGCGTGGACCTGGACGTGCCTCCGGGGGAGCTGGTCATGCTGGTGGGGCCTTCGGGCTGCGGCAAGACCACGCTCATCTCGGTTATCGCCGGGATAATCACTCCCGACGAGGGCGAATGCCGCCTCTTCGGGCAGGACGTGTCCAGCCTGGACAAGCGCGAGCTCTCGCGCCTGCGGGGCCAGACCATCGGCTTCGTGTTCCAGGCCTTCAACCTGGTCCCCACGCTGAGCGTGGCCCAGAACGTGGCTGTGCCGCTGCTCATAAACGGGGTGCCCCGCCCCCTGGCCCTGGAGCGCGCCCGCGAGTGCCTGGCCGGGGTTGGCCTTGGCGACCGCTGCGACGCAAAGCCCCTTGATCTCTCCGGCGGCCAGCAGCAGCGCGTGGCCATCGCCAGGGCCGTGGTGCACCGCCCCAGGCTGGTGGTGTGCGACGAACCCACCAGCGCCCTGGACCACAAGACCGGTGCAGTCATCATGGAAATGCTCAAAAACCTGGTGGTGGGCGACGGCAAGAGTCTCATCATCGTCACCCACGACCAGCGCATCTTCAACTATGCCGATCGGATGGCCCACATGGACGACGGGCGCATCGAATCCGTGACGCATGCAGAGACGTGA
- a CDS encoding efflux RND transporter periplasmic adaptor subunit: MHIRNKILPALAILGFLLAVSSALIARKPAPVAQPVAQPAAAPFETYIGGAGIVEASSNNISLGASVAGIVSKVFVQAGDKVRAGQPLFQIDDRETLAEIAVKRANAAKARGALTEATASLKDYRTQFAIVKSVTDRRAVSQDEVEKRRNAEELAKAKVESAKAAVLAAEAELDAARTTLERLTVRAPIDCEVLQVNIRPGEFAATGVLSTPLMRLGNLDRLHVRVDIDENDAWRFVKGSRAVASLRGQRDLKTNLSYERVEPYILPKTSLTGSSTERVDTRVLQVIYSFAGSDLPAFVGQQVDVFIETPAGGKS, encoded by the coding sequence GTGCATATACGCAACAAGATCCTTCCGGCCCTGGCAATCCTGGGCTTTCTCCTGGCAGTGTCCTCCGCCCTGATCGCCCGCAAGCCCGCCCCCGTGGCCCAGCCTGTGGCCCAGCCCGCAGCCGCCCCCTTCGAGACCTACATCGGCGGGGCGGGCATCGTGGAGGCCAGCTCCAACAACATCTCCCTGGGCGCCTCCGTGGCCGGAATCGTGTCCAAGGTGTTCGTCCAGGCGGGCGACAAGGTGAGGGCGGGCCAGCCGCTCTTTCAGATCGACGACCGTGAAACCCTGGCGGAGATCGCCGTGAAGCGGGCCAACGCGGCAAAGGCCAGGGGGGCGCTCACCGAGGCCACGGCCAGCCTGAAGGACTACCGCACCCAGTTCGCCATCGTGAAGAGCGTCACCGACCGCAGGGCCGTAAGCCAGGACGAGGTGGAGAAGCGACGCAACGCCGAGGAGCTGGCCAAGGCCAAGGTGGAGAGCGCCAAGGCCGCCGTTCTGGCTGCCGAGGCCGAGCTGGACGCCGCCAGGACCACCCTGGAGCGGCTCACGGTGCGGGCTCCCATCGACTGCGAGGTGCTCCAGGTGAACATACGTCCCGGCGAGTTCGCGGCCACGGGCGTTTTGAGCACGCCGCTCATGCGCCTGGGGAACCTGGACAGGCTGCACGTGCGCGTGGACATCGACGAGAACGACGCCTGGCGCTTCGTCAAGGGCAGCCGGGCCGTGGCCTCGCTGCGGGGACAGCGCGACCTCAAGACGAACCTGTCCTACGAGCGGGTGGAACCCTACATATTGCCCAAGACATCGCTCACCGGCAGCAGCACCGAGCGCGTGGACACCCGCGTGCTCCAGGTGATCTACAGCTTCGCCGGGAGCGACCTGCCCGCCTTCGTGGGGCAGCAGGTGGACGTGTTCATCGAGACGCCTGCCGGAGGCAAGTCGTGA
- a CDS encoding (R)-mandelonitrile lyase: protein MEIKRAGSQASTVGLAERYTGAVRIDPLILEANDPSRVTATIVTFEPGARTVWHRHPLGQTLIVTAGCGLVQRLGGPVEVIRPGDMVWIEPGEKHWHGATPTTAMTHIAVQEQLDGKTADWLEMVPEEEYRAPA from the coding sequence ATGGAGATCAAGAGAGCAGGTTCACAGGCATCCACTGTCGGCCTCGCCGAACGGTATACCGGAGCAGTGCGCATCGACCCGCTGATCCTCGAGGCAAACGACCCGTCCAGAGTGACTGCCACCATCGTCACCTTCGAACCGGGCGCCAGGACGGTCTGGCACCGCCACCCTCTCGGGCAGACCCTGATCGTGACCGCTGGCTGCGGCCTGGTGCAGCGCCTGGGCGGGCCTGTGGAAGTTATCCGCCCCGGAGACATGGTCTGGATCGAGCCCGGCGAAAAGCACTGGCACGGCGCAACGCCCACGACAGCCATGACCCATATAGCCGTGCAGGAGCAGCTGGACGGCAAGACCGCCGACTGGCTTGAAATGGTCCCCGAGGAGGAGTACCGCGCCCCGGCGTGA
- a CDS encoding FlxA-like family protein, producing MSTISSTGSAYGTLSTYQLLTSSAQAQETSQTQATDTATGSVTSKDTDQAKVSQFGQLMSKLQQMSTSDPQAFTATAQTIAGNLAQSAQEATDPGQKAAFTYMADKFAEAAETGDMESLKDIASGPPSLATAQASGGSSGSDTVTISTEGKDLASQDNSTSSDGSSSSGTSGGSGDSAESGSTGEASSSSGSVKSGAASGGSSSSSSTEDTVEEIEEQIEEMEQKIREMEKKVQQAEQQAKADASKMDKVKNLNTQLADLNSQLAQLQTEKLEAQENSSSSS from the coding sequence ATGTCCACCATCAGCTCGACGGGCTCTGCATACGGAACGCTTTCCACCTATCAACTGCTGACCAGTTCGGCTCAGGCCCAGGAGACGAGCCAGACCCAGGCGACTGATACGGCAACCGGCTCCGTGACCTCCAAAGACACGGATCAGGCCAAGGTCTCGCAGTTCGGACAGCTGATGAGCAAGCTCCAGCAGATGTCCACCTCGGACCCGCAAGCCTTCACAGCCACCGCCCAGACCATCGCAGGGAACCTGGCCCAGAGCGCGCAGGAGGCCACCGACCCAGGACAGAAGGCAGCCTTCACCTACATGGCCGACAAATTCGCCGAAGCCGCCGAAACCGGCGACATGGAAAGCCTCAAGGACATCGCCTCGGGACCGCCCTCCCTGGCCACGGCGCAGGCGTCGGGCGGATCGTCCGGCAGCGACACGGTGACCATCTCCACCGAGGGCAAGGATCTGGCCTCGCAGGACAACTCGACCAGCTCAGATGGTTCCAGCTCCTCGGGCACGTCAGGTGGTTCAGGAGATTCGGCTGAGTCCGGCAGCACCGGGGAGGCCTCGTCTTCTTCCGGCTCGGTCAAGTCCGGGGCCGCCAGCGGCGGGAGCAGCTCCAGCAGCAGCACCGAGGACACCGTCGAGGAGATCGAGGAGCAGATCGAGGAGATGGAGCAGAAGATCAGGGAGATGGAGAAGAAGGTCCAGCAGGCCGAACAGCAGGCCAAGGCCGACGCATCCAAGATGGACAAGGTGAAGAACCTGAACACCCAGCTGGCCGACCTGAACTCGCAACTGGCTCAGTTGCAGACCGAGAAGCTGGAAGCCCAGGAAAACAGCAGCAGTTCAAGCTGA
- a CDS encoding efflux transporter outer membrane subunit encodes MKRLAALAALTAFALAGCVSVGPDYRRPQLDAPAGFEGGNLPAKAAPGLELAGWWKAFGDPVLDELMVEAARANLDVAQAQARIAQARADVTIARAAALPMLNASGQSATAYTDQRATADNADSSSMEPASPNTLYKAGFDVSWELDVFGGLRRQREASRASLDASVEDVRATVLTLLGDVAASYVELREYQQRLAIAKASAQSQQHNADVTRERYRVGLTSHLDVSQAQAQLASTQAAIPTYEAAARKAIHRLGVLLGRDPGALTQRLSPSRPLPAPEAAYAVGLPSELLDRRPDLRKVERQLAVASANIGVAAAAQYPSFDLTMGLGLQGNVLNSFLGLANWYWSLIPAVAAPVFDAGKSSAGVARKQAVYDEALAKYRASYLTALEEVANALVAISAEKQRKESLNLAIQANEEALGLARERYTKGLTSFLDVLSAEKSLFEAQESACSSSASLLKNLVTLYKSVGGGWDCPDLPYQRTAQR; translated from the coding sequence GTGAAGCGCCTCGCGGCATTGGCCGCGCTCACGGCGTTCGCACTCGCCGGTTGCGTCAGCGTGGGGCCGGATTACCGGCGTCCGCAGCTGGACGCCCCGGCCGGATTTGAAGGCGGCAACCTACCGGCGAAGGCGGCTCCAGGTCTGGAGTTGGCTGGCTGGTGGAAGGCCTTCGGGGACCCGGTGCTGGACGAACTGATGGTCGAGGCCGCGCGAGCCAACCTGGACGTGGCCCAGGCCCAGGCCCGCATCGCTCAGGCCCGCGCCGACGTGACCATCGCCAGGGCAGCCGCGCTGCCCATGCTGAACGCGTCCGGCCAGAGCGCCACCGCCTACACCGATCAGCGCGCCACGGCGGATAATGCCGACTCTTCGTCCATGGAACCGGCTTCTCCCAACACCCTGTACAAGGCTGGCTTCGACGTCTCCTGGGAGCTGGACGTGTTCGGCGGCCTGCGCCGCCAGCGCGAGGCTTCGCGCGCCAGCCTGGACGCCAGCGTGGAAGACGTGCGCGCCACGGTGCTGACGCTTCTGGGCGACGTGGCCGCAAGCTACGTGGAGCTTCGGGAATACCAGCAGCGCCTGGCCATCGCCAAGGCGTCGGCGCAGTCGCAGCAGCACAACGCGGACGTGACGCGCGAGCGCTACCGCGTAGGGCTGACCAGCCACCTGGACGTGTCCCAGGCCCAGGCGCAGCTGGCCTCCACCCAAGCCGCCATCCCCACCTACGAGGCCGCCGCGCGCAAGGCCATCCATCGTCTGGGCGTGCTGCTGGGGCGCGACCCCGGAGCCCTCACGCAGCGGCTGTCGCCCTCGCGGCCCCTGCCTGCGCCCGAGGCGGCCTACGCCGTGGGGCTCCCGTCCGAGCTGCTGGATCGTCGGCCTGACCTGCGCAAGGTGGAGCGGCAACTGGCCGTGGCGTCTGCCAACATCGGCGTGGCCGCCGCCGCGCAGTATCCGTCTTTTGACCTGACCATGGGGCTTGGCCTGCAAGGCAACGTGCTGAATTCGTTTCTCGGACTGGCCAACTGGTACTGGAGCCTGATTCCCGCCGTGGCTGCCCCGGTGTTCGACGCGGGCAAGTCGAGCGCGGGCGTGGCCAGGAAGCAGGCCGTGTATGACGAGGCTTTGGCCAAGTACCGGGCCTCCTACCTGACGGCCCTGGAGGAAGTGGCCAACGCCCTGGTGGCCATATCGGCGGAGAAGCAGAGGAAGGAAAGCCTCAATCTGGCCATCCAGGCCAACGAAGAGGCCCTGGGGCTGGCCAGGGAGCGCTACACCAAGGGGCTGACCAGCTTTTTGGACGTGCTGTCCGCCGAGAAGAGCCTGTTCGAGGCCCAGGAGAGCGCCTGTTCATCCAGCGCAAGCCTCTTGAAGAATCTGGTGACGCTGTACAAGTCCGTGGGCGGCGGATGGGATTGCCCGGACCTGCCGTATCAGCGGACCGCGCAACGCTGA
- a CDS encoding ribose-phosphate diphosphokinase has translation MATHGDLKILTGNANPELARAICDHLGCTLLPSMVSKFSDGEIRVEIGANVRGSDVFVIQPTSNPVNFHLMELCLILDALKRASASRVTAVVPYYGYSRQDRKVVPRAPISAKLVADFLQVAGMHRLLTVDLHAGQIQGFFNGPVDNLYASGILAEYVGSTVQGELTVVSPDAGGVERARSFAKRLGCGLAIVDKRRDAPNQAKAMHVIGNVEGKTCVLVDDMIDTAGTMVQGAHVLLENGAKEVMACVTHPVLSGPAIERLCNSPFSQVLVTNTIPLSPEGMACPKIKVLSVAGLLAKAIHNIHTESSVSVLFNKIS, from the coding sequence ATGGCAACCCATGGTGATTTGAAGATTCTCACCGGGAACGCAAACCCGGAACTGGCCAGAGCCATCTGCGACCATCTGGGCTGCACCCTGCTGCCTTCCATGGTCAGCAAGTTCTCCGACGGCGAGATCCGGGTCGAGATCGGAGCCAACGTCCGTGGTTCGGACGTCTTCGTCATTCAGCCCACGTCCAATCCGGTGAACTTCCACCTGATGGAGCTGTGCCTGATCCTGGACGCCCTCAAGCGCGCCAGCGCCTCGCGAGTTACCGCCGTGGTGCCCTACTACGGCTACTCCCGCCAGGACCGCAAAGTGGTGCCGCGCGCGCCCATTAGCGCCAAGCTGGTGGCGGACTTCCTCCAGGTGGCTGGCATGCACCGCCTGCTCACCGTGGACCTGCACGCAGGCCAGATCCAGGGTTTCTTCAACGGTCCCGTGGACAACCTGTACGCTTCGGGCATCCTGGCCGAGTACGTGGGCTCCACCGTCCAGGGCGAGCTCACGGTGGTCTCCCCCGACGCGGGCGGCGTGGAGCGCGCCCGCAGCTTCGCCAAGCGCCTGGGCTGCGGACTGGCCATCGTGGACAAGCGCCGCGACGCCCCCAACCAGGCCAAGGCCATGCACGTGATCGGCAACGTGGAAGGCAAGACCTGCGTGCTGGTGGACGACATGATCGACACCGCCGGAACCATGGTCCAGGGCGCGCACGTGCTGCTGGAGAACGGCGCCAAGGAAGTGATGGCCTGCGTCACCCACCCGGTGCTTTCCGGCCCGGCCATCGAGCGGCTGTGCAACTCGCCCTTCTCCCAGGTGCTGGTGACCAACACCATCCCGCTCAGCCCCGAGGGAATGGCCTGCCCGAAAATCAAGGTGTTGTCCGTGGCCGGGCTTCTGGCCAAGGCCATCCACAACATCCACACCGAATCTTCGGTGAGCGTCCTCTTTAACAAGATCAGCTAG
- a CDS encoding DegQ family serine endoprotease, with protein MPRALSARLTAAFTTACALCCLLSSAPAQARVNLPDFADLADKAGAAVVNLSTTRAVKNQDKLRDFFKNHPRSGPFEEFFDQFERQFKEDSPSRRQRSMGSGFIISKDGYIVTNNHVVEEADEIKVQLRGQDKPLTAKVVGRDPEIDLAVVKIDNGGDLPFLEFGDSDAMRVGSWVMAIGNPFGLQNTVTAGIVSAKGRVIGAGPFDNFIQTDASINPGNSGGPLLDLDGKVIGINTAIIASGQGIGFAIPSNTAKAVIADLRDQKEVKRGWLGVSIQDVDENTAKALGLPDPKGALVTTVMEGEPAAKAGVLVGDVILEVGGQPVKDANGLLRAIASIKPGGKAELSVWRKGKAVKLTVVLGQRDTAKLGQPQPGGPGSKEEEPARNELGLALRPLKSEESRALGVAAGKGLVVTEIAPGSPADEAELKPGDVILEANQNPVNSLAQFNEVLSQDARKKGVVLLLVKRGQQTLFRSVPLLEKK; from the coding sequence ATGCCTCGCGCTCTTTCCGCACGCCTGACCGCCGCTTTCACCACCGCCTGCGCACTGTGCTGCCTGCTCTCGTCCGCGCCCGCGCAGGCCCGCGTGAACCTTCCCGATTTCGCAGACCTGGCCGACAAGGCCGGGGCCGCCGTGGTCAACCTGAGCACCACGCGCGCCGTGAAAAACCAGGACAAGCTGCGCGACTTCTTCAAGAACCACCCGCGCAGCGGCCCATTCGAGGAATTCTTCGACCAGTTCGAGCGCCAGTTCAAGGAAGACTCCCCCTCGCGCCGTCAGCGCTCCATGGGCTCCGGGTTCATCATCTCCAAGGACGGCTACATCGTCACCAACAACCACGTGGTGGAAGAGGCCGACGAGATAAAGGTCCAGCTGCGCGGCCAGGACAAGCCCCTCACGGCCAAGGTGGTCGGGCGCGACCCCGAGATCGACCTGGCCGTGGTCAAGATCGACAACGGCGGGGACCTCCCCTTCCTGGAATTCGGCGACTCCGACGCCATGCGCGTGGGCTCCTGGGTCATGGCCATCGGCAACCCCTTCGGCCTGCAGAACACCGTCACGGCGGGAATCGTCAGCGCCAAAGGCCGGGTGATCGGGGCCGGACCTTTCGACAACTTCATCCAGACCGACGCGTCCATCAACCCCGGCAACTCCGGCGGTCCGCTCCTGGACCTGGACGGCAAGGTCATAGGCATCAACACGGCCATCATCGCCAGCGGCCAGGGCATCGGCTTCGCCATCCCCTCCAACACTGCCAAGGCCGTCATCGCCGACCTGCGCGACCAGAAGGAAGTGAAGCGCGGCTGGCTTGGCGTCTCCATCCAGGATGTGGACGAGAACACCGCCAAGGCGCTTGGCCTCCCCGACCCCAAGGGCGCGCTCGTCACCACGGTGATGGAGGGCGAACCTGCGGCCAAGGCCGGGGTGCTGGTGGGCGACGTGATCCTGGAGGTGGGCGGACAGCCCGTGAAGGACGCCAACGGCCTGCTGCGCGCCATCGCCTCCATCAAGCCCGGCGGCAAGGCCGAGCTGTCCGTGTGGCGCAAAGGCAAGGCCGTGAAGCTCACTGTGGTGCTCGGCCAGCGCGACACCGCCAAGCTGGGCCAGCCTCAGCCGGGCGGCCCAGGCTCCAAGGAAGAGGAACCGGCCCGCAACGAACTGGGTCTGGCGCTTCGCCCCCTGAAGTCCGAGGAGTCCCGCGCGCTGGGCGTGGCTGCGGGCAAGGGCCTGGTGGTCACCGAGATCGCCCCCGGCTCTCCCGCCGACGAGGCGGAACTCAAGCCCGGCGACGTGATCCTGGAAGCCAACCAGAACCCGGTGAACTCCCTGGCGCAGTTCAACGAGGTCCTGAGCCAGGACGCCCGCAAGAAGGGCGTGGTGCTGCTCCTGGTCAAACGCGGCCAGCAGACCCTGTTCCGTTCCGTGCCGCTGCTTGAAAAAAAATGA